The following are from one region of the Ignavibacteriota bacterium genome:
- a CDS encoding acetate kinase, which translates to MRVLVLNCGSSSIKYQFIDTNSETALAKGLVERIGMTGAVLSHKRHDGESMKIAGEILDHQIAIEYVIAILLSPNHGVIKDVKEIDAVGHRVVHGGESFTGSVLINNEVIQVLQDNIELAPLHNPPNIKGIQATSRLLPNTPQVGVFDTAFHSKMPPRSFLYGIPYELYKKYKIRRYGFHGTSHLYVAKKAAEMMGKDISKLKIVTAHLGNGCSIAAVDGGISVDTSMGFTPLEGLLMGTRSGDLDPSLILYIMGKEGLSLNEAGTLLNKHSGLIGISGESSDMREILASVKDQQKRSIYAFEIFCYRIKKYAGAYAAAMGGLDALVFTGGIGENSPEVRGEVCKNLEFIGIKLDQLKNENGENIISESSSKVQVFRIPTNEELVIAIDTSKIVGNSVKN; encoded by the coding sequence ATGAGAGTATTAGTACTAAACTGCGGAAGTTCATCAATAAAATATCAATTCATTGACACAAATTCTGAAACTGCTCTTGCAAAAGGATTGGTTGAAAGAATCGGTATGACGGGGGCTGTCTTATCACACAAAAGACACGACGGTGAAAGTATGAAAATTGCCGGAGAGATCCTCGATCATCAAATAGCAATAGAATACGTTATTGCAATTTTATTAAGTCCCAATCATGGTGTTATTAAAGATGTGAAAGAGATTGATGCAGTTGGTCATCGTGTCGTTCATGGTGGTGAGTCATTTACCGGTTCTGTATTGATCAATAATGAAGTCATTCAAGTTCTTCAGGATAACATCGAACTTGCCCCATTGCATAATCCACCAAATATAAAAGGTATTCAGGCTACATCCAGATTACTTCCAAACACACCACAGGTTGGAGTTTTTGATACGGCATTTCATTCTAAAATGCCGCCGAGATCATTTCTGTACGGGATACCTTATGAATTATATAAAAAATATAAAATCCGTCGTTACGGTTTCCACGGAACTTCACATCTATATGTTGCTAAAAAAGCTGCCGAGATGATGGGAAAAGATATAAGTAAGCTGAAAATTGTAACTGCTCATCTCGGTAATGGTTGCAGTATCGCTGCTGTTGACGGTGGTATTTCAGTTGATACTTCAATGGGATTTACACCTCTTGAAGGTTTACTTATGGGGACAAGAAGCGGTGACCTTGATCCATCACTAATTCTTTACATAATGGGAAAAGAAGGTTTGTCTTTAAATGAAGCCGGAACTCTATTAAATAAACATTCAGGACTTATTGGTATAAGCGGTGAGAGCAGTGATATGCGCGAAATTCTTGCCTCTGTGAAGGATCAACAGAAGCGATCAATCTATGCTTTTGAAATATTCTGTTACAGGATTAAAAAATATGCTGGAGCCTACGCTGCTGCTATGGGTGGACTCGATGCACTGGTATTCACCGGAGGTATTGGTGAAAATTCTCCTGAAGTTAGAGGAGAAGTATGCAAGAATTTGGAGTTTATTGGTATAAAGCTCGATCAGCTAAAAAATGAAAACGGAGAAAACATTATCTCCGAAAGTTCTTCGAAAGTTCAAGTTTTTCGAATTCCAACGAATGAAGAATTGGTAATAGCAATCGATACTTCAAAAATTGTAGGTAATTCAGTAAAAAATTAA
- a CDS encoding phosphoglycerate kinase, whose product MNKLSIDKVDLKNKRVLVRVDFNVPLDEKLNVTNDIRIVESLPTIKKIIESDGKAILMSHLGRPKGERKTEFSLKPAAERLSKLLGKDVKLAPDCIGAETENLVKEMKPGDVVLLENLRFHKQEEKNDPEFAKQLANLGDVYINDAFGSAHRAHASTEGITKYITTCVAGYLMQKELDYLGSALANPKRPYCAILGGAKISGKIDVINNLLDKVDTLIVGGGMAFTFFKAQGKEIGKSLLEVEKLDLAKELLEKVKSSKIKFLLPVDIVVANEFKNDSPGTVVDVDNIPSEKMGLDIGPKSIKLFSDELMKSKTIVWNGPMGVFEMPNFAKGTFAIAQTLANVTESGAITVIGGGDSASAISDAGLEKKVSHVSTGGGASLEFLEGKILPGVAALKDAQ is encoded by the coding sequence ATGAATAAACTTTCAATAGATAAAGTAGATTTGAAAAATAAAAGAGTTCTTGTCAGAGTTGACTTTAATGTTCCTCTTGATGAAAAATTAAATGTAACAAACGACATTCGGATAGTTGAATCACTTCCAACAATTAAAAAAATAATTGAATCCGATGGCAAAGCGATTCTTATGAGTCACTTGGGAAGACCAAAAGGAGAACGCAAAACAGAGTTCAGCTTAAAACCAGCAGCAGAACGATTAAGTAAATTACTTGGTAAAGATGTCAAACTAGCTCCTGATTGCATTGGTGCAGAGACAGAAAATCTCGTAAAAGAGATGAAACCCGGTGATGTTGTGTTACTTGAAAATCTACGTTTTCACAAACAGGAAGAAAAAAACGATCCTGAGTTTGCAAAGCAGTTGGCAAATCTTGGTGATGTTTACATAAACGATGCGTTCGGAAGTGCACACAGAGCACATGCTTCAACGGAGGGAATTACAAAATATATTACAACCTGTGTTGCAGGTTATCTTATGCAGAAAGAGTTGGATTATTTAGGAAGTGCACTCGCGAATCCTAAAAGACCATACTGTGCAATTCTCGGCGGTGCAAAAATTTCAGGTAAGATTGATGTGATAAATAATCTTCTTGATAAAGTTGATACATTAATTGTTGGTGGTGGAATGGCTTTCACATTCTTTAAAGCTCAGGGAAAAGAGATCGGTAAATCACTGCTTGAAGTGGAGAAACTTGATCTGGCAAAAGAACTTCTTGAAAAAGTAAAATCATCAAAAATTAAATTTTTACTTCCGGTTGATATAGTAGTCGCAAATGAATTCAAAAATGATTCTCCGGGAACTGTTGTTGACGTTGATAATATCCCTTCAGAAAAAATGGGTTTGGATATAGGACCAAAGTCAATTAAATTGTTTTCAGATGAACTGATGAAATCAAAAACTATAGTCTGGAATGGTCCAATGGGCGTTTTTGAAATGCCAAATTTTGCAAAAGGAACATTTGCAATTGCACAAACTCTGGCAAATGTAACTGAAAGTGGTGCGATAACAGTAATTGGTGGTGGTGATTCTGCTTCGGCAATTAGCGATGCCGGACTTGAGAAAAAAGTTTCTCATGTTTCAACCGGTGGTGGTGCATCGTTAGAATTTCTTGAAGGAAAAATTCTTCCCGGTGTTGCAGCGTTAAAAGATGCTCAATAA
- the gap gene encoding type I glyceraldehyde-3-phosphate dehydrogenase — MAVKIAINGFGRIGRLILRSMAEKGVLGKEFDVVALVDVVNDAKYFAYQLKYDSVHGIFKGELSSKKSKPELEHDDILVINGDETKCVLATKDPSQLPWKELGVDVVIESTGLFTDSEKAKGHLTAGAKKVLISAPGKGEVKTVVMGVNDNELKPEHKIISNASCTTNCLAPVVHVLLKEGIGVEVGIMTTIHAYTATQKTVDGPSKKDWRGGRAAAINIIPSTTGAAKAVGEVLPSTKGKLTGMSFRIPTANVSVVDLTFRSTRDTSIKEIDELLKRASGTYLKGILGYTEEELVSTDLNHDERSSIYDSLATLQNNFKDEKRFFKIVTWYDNEWGYSNRCVDLLMKMTKM; from the coding sequence ATGGCTGTAAAAATAGCAATAAATGGATTCGGGAGAATAGGAAGACTTATACTTCGTTCTATGGCTGAAAAGGGAGTTTTAGGAAAAGAATTTGACGTCGTAGCACTTGTGGATGTTGTAAATGATGCGAAATATTTTGCTTATCAGTTGAAGTATGATTCCGTTCATGGCATTTTCAAAGGCGAACTAAGCTCGAAGAAAAGTAAACCGGAATTAGAACACGATGATATTTTAGTAATTAATGGAGATGAGACCAAATGTGTTCTTGCAACTAAAGATCCTTCTCAACTTCCGTGGAAAGAACTTGGTGTTGACGTTGTAATCGAATCAACCGGACTATTTACGGATTCAGAAAAAGCAAAAGGACACTTGACCGCTGGTGCGAAAAAAGTACTTATCTCAGCTCCGGGTAAAGGTGAAGTTAAAACAGTTGTTATGGGTGTAAATGATAATGAACTGAAGCCAGAGCATAAAATTATTTCCAACGCTTCGTGCACTACGAATTGTCTGGCTCCGGTAGTTCACGTTTTATTGAAAGAGGGAATTGGAGTCGAGGTTGGAATAATGACAACAATCCATGCTTACACTGCAACACAAAAAACTGTTGACGGTCCATCGAAGAAAGATTGGAGGGGCGGTCGTGCTGCTGCAATAAATATTATTCCTTCAACAACCGGTGCTGCAAAAGCTGTTGGCGAAGTTCTGCCCTCTACGAAAGGAAAATTAACTGGAATGTCGTTCAGAATTCCTACTGCTAATGTTTCTGTTGTCGATCTCACTTTCCGTTCGACAAGAGATACCTCAATAAAAGAAATTGACGAGCTTTTAAAAAGAGCATCGGGCACTTATTTGAAAGGTATTCTTGGATATACTGAAGAAGAGCTTGTTTCAACCGATCTGAATCACGACGAACGTTCATCAATTTATGATTCATTGGCAACGCTTCAGAACAATTTCAAAGATGAAAAACGATTCTTCAAAATTGTTACCTGGTATGATAACGAATGGGGTTACTCAAACCGATGTGTTGATCTTTTGATGAAAATGACGAAAATGTAA
- a CDS encoding DUF4296 domain-containing protein, which yields MSKVKSQKTVPNLIRDQKSYSFLIFLFFFMFACDKGPPIPEKTFLKIYVDLLIVQDTTTVNNYSIDSVRAIVLSRHNISENQYDEMISYYNSQPEKWIAFFDTATVYVEQLKKEAEKQP from the coding sequence ATGTCAAAAGTTAAAAGTCAAAAGACTGTTCCGAACCTGATTCGGGACCAAAAGTCATATTCATTTTTAATCTTTCTGTTTTTTTTCATGTTTGCGTGCGATAAAGGCCCTCCTATCCCTGAAAAAACATTTCTCAAAATTTATGTCGATTTATTAATTGTACAGGATACTACTACTGTAAATAACTATTCGATTGATTCCGTCAGAGCAATAGTTTTATCACGACATAATATTTCAGAAAATCAATATGATGAAATGATAAGTTACTACAACTCACAACCGGAAAAGTGGATTGCTTTTTTTGATACTGCTACTGTTTATGTTGAGCAATTGAAGAAGGAAGCTGAGAAACAACCCTGA
- a CDS encoding RecQ family ATP-dependent DNA helicase encodes MKDQVDALNKRKTVAAFINSTMSYSETESVLTKIAQGSIKLLYLAPEKIDSLQFAERIKGLNPKFLFVDEAHCISEWGHNFRPSYLRIIEFINHIGIKKVSAFTATATPEVRNDIVSQLGFKDEKVFVRGFERDNLNIKVIQTKKKKEKCLEILKEIKGPAIIYTSSRKKSEEIAEYLNVKGIHCNFYHAGLPSPERRRVQEEFINGNTEIISATNAFGMGIDKPDIRLVIHYNTPGSIESYYQEIGRAGRDGKESFCCLLHHDSDLTIQNYFINISHPGKEVIQNIYKAICDYNRIAVGSLPEKELIVDREYISEYTGSDITSGLLHTAIKYLENSGYIRSISEYDKKDSLELLVSSDRLKEFIHKTPYNELAEVSVALIREYGSSLFKSPVKFSASVLSQKLLIPKSIFIESLDILNNMGIILFNKAIKENTVILSTARVNSIDLKLNYKLINESYLNSQKRLDKMVEFVFTNECRFKNILNYFGENVPDYRCGKCDNCTSTGNLRESSKSYLTEIIIDTLEEAREPVPENFLINLLRGEKVKESVILFKHFGSCKNFSISDIKSVIAYQVSKENIIKTFGGKNFLSLPKQKAQSINGSSDSKSDINQDGDLYLFNLLKEVRKRTADKFMQSGYLICPDKILREVARLKPRNKAEILTINGFNSRMFNKLGNDFLEAINSYKPDILYKSETGISKELPQNIIETKKLLTKKYTLKEIAETRKLSEAVISMQIETIIEYEPDTDISSVIKDDTFQKIKTECAEGFDNLKDLKERLPANISYPEIRIAVAKLRVVSQLPSSIAQHKQ; translated from the coding sequence ATGAAAGACCAGGTTGACGCTCTGAACAAAAGGAAAACGGTTGCTGCTTTTATCAATAGCACTATGAGTTATTCTGAAACTGAAAGCGTTTTAACAAAAATCGCTCAGGGAAGTATAAAGCTTCTATACCTTGCCCCCGAAAAAATTGATAGTCTTCAATTCGCAGAGAGAATAAAAGGATTGAATCCGAAATTCCTATTTGTTGATGAAGCTCACTGCATAAGCGAATGGGGACATAATTTCAGACCTAGTTATTTGAGGATAATTGAATTCATCAATCACATCGGAATTAAAAAAGTATCTGCATTTACTGCAACAGCCACACCGGAAGTAAGAAACGATATTGTTTCTCAGCTTGGCTTTAAAGATGAAAAAGTGTTTGTTCGTGGTTTCGAACGGGATAATCTGAACATCAAAGTAATCCAAACAAAGAAGAAAAAAGAAAAATGTTTAGAAATTTTAAAAGAGATTAAAGGTCCGGCAATAATCTATACATCCTCCCGCAAAAAATCAGAGGAAATAGCTGAATACCTAAATGTTAAAGGAATACATTGCAACTTTTATCATGCCGGATTACCTTCACCTGAACGAAGACGCGTACAAGAAGAGTTTATTAATGGTAATACGGAAATTATTTCTGCAACAAATGCATTCGGAATGGGTATTGATAAACCGGACATCAGACTTGTCATTCATTACAACACACCGGGTTCGATTGAAAGTTATTACCAGGAAATTGGCAGAGCTGGTCGTGATGGTAAAGAATCGTTCTGCTGCCTGCTTCACCACGATTCTGATCTCACAATTCAAAATTATTTCATAAATATTTCACATCCCGGCAAAGAGGTAATTCAAAATATTTATAAAGCGATTTGTGATTACAACCGTATAGCTGTGGGAAGTCTTCCTGAGAAAGAATTAATTGTTGACAGAGAATATATATCAGAATATACAGGAAGCGATATAACATCCGGTCTTCTGCATACAGCAATAAAATATCTTGAAAACTCAGGCTACATTCGAAGTATATCTGAGTATGATAAAAAGGATTCACTTGAACTTTTAGTGAGTTCTGACAGATTAAAAGAGTTTATTCATAAAACACCATATAATGAACTTGCAGAAGTTTCTGTCGCTTTAATCCGTGAGTACGGCAGCAGCCTTTTCAAATCACCAGTAAAGTTTTCTGCTTCTGTTCTTTCTCAAAAATTACTGATTCCTAAATCAATTTTTATTGAATCGCTTGACATACTTAATAACATGGGGATTATACTTTTTAATAAAGCAATTAAGGAGAATACTGTAATACTATCAACAGCACGGGTTAACAGCATTGATCTGAAACTAAACTATAAATTAATTAATGAAAGTTACCTCAACTCTCAGAAGAGGCTGGATAAAATGGTCGAGTTTGTTTTTACGAATGAGTGCCGGTTTAAAAATATTTTGAATTATTTTGGCGAAAATGTTCCCGATTACCGTTGTGGAAAATGTGATAATTGCACATCAACAGGTAATTTGCGGGAATCATCTAAATCATATCTCACTGAAATTATAATTGATACACTTGAAGAAGCACGCGAGCCTGTTCCTGAAAATTTTTTAATCAATCTTTTGCGTGGTGAAAAGGTTAAAGAAAGTGTTATTCTTTTTAAACATTTCGGATCTTGTAAGAACTTTTCTATTTCTGATATTAAAAGTGTCATAGCTTACCAGGTATCTAAAGAAAATATAATAAAGACTTTCGGCGGGAAAAATTTTTTGAGTCTGCCAAAGCAGAAAGCCCAATCAATCAACGGAAGCAGTGATTCAAAATCAGATATAAATCAGGACGGAGATTTATATCTTTTTAATCTTCTGAAAGAAGTAAGAAAAAGAACAGCCGATAAATTTATGCAATCAGGTTATTTAATTTGCCCTGATAAAATATTACGCGAAGTAGCAAGATTAAAACCAAGAAATAAAGCGGAGATTTTAACTATAAATGGTTTTAACAGCCGGATGTTCAATAAGCTTGGAAATGATTTCCTCGAAGCGATAAATTCTTACAAGCCTGATATTTTGTATAAATCTGAAACCGGAATTTCAAAAGAGCTTCCTCAGAATATCATCGAAACAAAAAAACTTCTCACAAAAAAATATACATTGAAGGAAATTGCAGAAACAAGAAAACTTTCTGAGGCGGTTATTTCAATGCAGATTGAAACAATTATAGAATATGAACCTGATACTGATATTTCTTCAGTAATAAAAGATGATACATTTCAAAAGATAAAAACAGAATGTGCGGAAGGATTTGATAATTTAAAAGATTTAAAGGAAAGATTACCAGCAAATATTTCTTATCCGGAAATCAGAATTGCAGTTGCAAAACTCAGGGTTGTTTCTCAGCTTCCTTCTTCAATTGCTCAACATAAACAGTAG
- a CDS encoding rhomboid family intramembrane serine protease: MNNYYKPFGGFSVFPPVIKTLLIINVIVFFIQILGESFLVGPGFKLSDMITQYFGLIPVNGFVAGSIGGEPIIWHFYPWQLITYQFMHGGFWHIFFNMFMLWMFGMEIENILGSKKFLTYYLVCGIAAGLAQLFIAPLFSIPAPTIGASGAIFGVMIAFALMFPDRYIFLWFFIPVKAKYLIGFLIVFEILAVDSAQDTVAHLAHLGGALAGFLFILFDKHIDVPLKRMLNISTGYRSNNQFQNPFSGLSDKFKRKKDDIEEAKYYDINHKKDTDEISQAEIDAILDKISQSGYQNLTEREKRILFEASKKMN, from the coding sequence ATGAACAATTATTATAAACCATTTGGAGGATTCAGTGTTTTTCCTCCTGTGATAAAAACTCTTTTAATCATCAATGTAATTGTATTTTTTATACAGATACTTGGAGAGAGCTTTCTTGTTGGGCCAGGATTTAAGCTTTCTGATATGATCACCCAATACTTTGGTTTAATACCTGTGAATGGATTTGTTGCCGGCTCAATAGGTGGTGAACCAATTATCTGGCATTTTTATCCCTGGCAGTTAATTACTTATCAGTTTATGCACGGTGGGTTTTGGCATATTTTCTTCAATATGTTTATGCTGTGGATGTTCGGAATGGAGATTGAAAATATTTTAGGTTCAAAAAAATTTCTAACTTATTACCTTGTTTGTGGAATAGCAGCAGGGTTAGCTCAATTATTTATTGCGCCACTGTTTTCAATTCCTGCACCTACAATCGGAGCATCCGGGGCAATTTTCGGGGTAATGATTGCTTTTGCTTTAATGTTTCCCGATAGATATATTTTTCTCTGGTTCTTTATTCCTGTTAAAGCAAAATATCTGATTGGATTTCTGATTGTGTTTGAAATTCTGGCAGTTGATAGTGCTCAGGATACGGTTGCTCATCTTGCACATCTTGGTGGTGCATTAGCCGGATTTTTATTTATTTTATTTGATAAACACATTGATGTACCGTTAAAACGGATGTTAAATATTTCCACTGGATACAGATCAAACAATCAGTTTCAGAATCCGTTCAGCGGTTTATCGGACAAATTTAAAAGAAAAAAAGATGACATTGAAGAAGCGAAGTACTATGACATTAATCATAAAAAAGATACTGATGAAATTTCTCAGGCAGAAATTGATGCTATCCTTGACAAAATAAGTCAATCAGGTTATCAAAATCTTACGGAAAGGGAAAAGCGAATTCTTTTTGAAGCCAGCAAGAAGATGAATTAA
- a CDS encoding 3-hydroxybutyryl-CoA dehydrogenase, with product MPVKELKLEDLLKSSPKTVDQDSIKDIAIIGAGVMGQGIAQTISSAGLDVLLIEKNEKQLKQSKLILSNIMDREINRWAMTKSEKKAILSRIIWDTSFDKISDRDLIIEAVDEDFNLKVEIFTQLDKRAKNDCIFVSNTSTLSLTKISEKTSRPDKMIGLHFLNPVPKIPVVEVVKCLHTSIDTTTRVKSFISNIGKTPVEVYEYPGFVTTRAIVPLLNEAMYILLEGVATAKDIDTAMKLGYNFQMGPLEMADSMGLDEVLAWMETLWKTLGEARYRACPILRKLVRERKLGKKTGEGFYKYDENGNIINNN from the coding sequence ATGCCAGTAAAAGAATTAAAATTAGAAGATCTATTAAAGTCCTCACCTAAAACAGTTGATCAGGATTCAATTAAAGATATAGCAATTATCGGTGCAGGAGTTATGGGACAGGGAATCGCACAAACTATTTCTTCTGCTGGTCTTGATGTTCTTTTAATTGAAAAGAATGAGAAACAATTAAAACAATCAAAGCTGATACTTTCAAATATTATGGATCGCGAAATTAATCGCTGGGCAATGACCAAATCTGAAAAGAAAGCAATCCTCAGCAGGATAATCTGGGATACTTCATTCGATAAAATTTCCGATCGTGATCTTATCATTGAAGCTGTTGATGAAGATTTCAACCTTAAAGTGGAAATCTTTACTCAATTGGACAAGAGGGCAAAGAATGATTGTATTTTTGTTTCTAATACATCAACTCTGAGTTTAACAAAGATATCAGAAAAAACAAGCAGACCAGATAAAATGATCGGGTTGCACTTTTTGAATCCTGTGCCAAAAATTCCTGTTGTTGAAGTTGTAAAATGTTTGCATACATCAATTGACACAACAACCCGGGTAAAATCATTTATATCAAATATTGGTAAAACTCCTGTAGAAGTTTATGAATATCCCGGTTTTGTTACTACACGTGCAATTGTTCCTTTGCTGAATGAAGCAATGTATATTCTGCTGGAAGGTGTTGCAACAGCCAAAGACATTGATACAGCAATGAAACTTGGATATAATTTTCAGATGGGTCCGCTTGAAATGGCTGATAGCATGGGTTTGGATGAAGTTCTTGCGTGGATGGAAACATTGTGGAAAACTCTTGGTGAAGCACGTTATCGTGCTTGCCCCATTCTGCGTAAATTGGTTCGTGAAAGGAAACTCGGAAAGAAGACCGGTGAAGGATTTTATAAATATGACGAAAACGGAAACATCATCAATAATAATTAA
- a CDS encoding T9SS type A sorting domain-containing protein: protein MKILFYSIFLLAVSGSFAQTTYTDILVENSVYSEAPEYIQQRKPFIRQRWFFEQRAYPNNFIPENAYANAMNQRDAMRIENADKMPAINWVSLGPTPGYYFSYGNISSRVVTGAFHPTNPSTIYIGPANGGVWKSTDNGVNWLPLTDDQPSMSMGSIAIDPSNPNIIYAGTGEATYSGASYYGRGLLKSTDAGATWQHITAGLPSSSYFSRIKIRPNNPTQLLAALGTSGLYRSTNSGLNWTLLLSGRCDDVVFTFTGDTAFAVGSGTGFRRSLDGGQSFSAFGTGLGTGTRAHFDLCLSQPAFMYASVHGSNTVNVYKSTNSGANWTQLSTSSSFQNQGGQAWYDLYCRVNPANPNIVFIGTIDIWRTTDGTNFTNITNGYQGGSVHVDQHYLFFHPTNPSTLISCNDGGIWRSTDSGNNFTNLNQTLTLTQFYRIAASPTSPSRILGGTQDNGTQQTYSSLNWAAAYGGDGGEVCFNPMVANDQNIIGETQNGGLFRTTNGGTSWVDATSGLSMSENVAWVAPIIKHPTISSYFFVARQRVYRSTDYGASWNAVSGNVNGSSAVREMAISKTNPQILYATTGSSIFLSTDGGVTFTNKTSGLPSRTITSVNIHPADENIALLTFSGFGTGKVYKTTNMGNTWFSISGNLPDSPVNDGFIYIYDNMNPNTYFVATDIGVFLTQDNGTTWVELPNNLPNTVIMHLDYSHSNQMLRAGTHGRGVYEAFIDFQIPVELTSFTAKADENIVTLNWSTATETNNQGFEIERKLKNQEWVRIGFIEGKGTTTEIQNYSYADDFSYLPYEGTVIYRLKQVDYNGTFEYSEQVAVNLTFVPSDFYISQNYPNPFNPFTTIKYSLPIESQVRISIYNALGEVIEELVSKVQDAGSYEVTWNAQNNSSGIYYYSFEVNSFDGSQSHHEMKKIVYLK from the coding sequence ATGAAAATACTTTTTTACTCAATTTTTTTACTGGCTGTATCAGGAAGCTTTGCACAGACGACTTATACTGATATTCTGGTAGAAAATTCAGTTTATTCTGAAGCACCTGAATACATTCAGCAAAGAAAACCCTTTATCAGACAGAGATGGTTTTTCGAGCAAAGAGCATATCCTAATAATTTTATACCAGAAAATGCTTACGCAAATGCAATGAATCAGCGTGATGCAATGAGAATTGAAAATGCTGACAAAATGCCGGCTATTAATTGGGTAAGCCTTGGTCCAACACCTGGTTATTACTTTAGTTACGGTAATATTTCTTCGAGAGTAGTTACCGGTGCTTTTCATCCCACGAATCCGAGTACGATTTATATTGGTCCTGCAAATGGCGGTGTATGGAAATCTACTGACAATGGTGTTAATTGGTTACCGTTAACAGATGATCAGCCTTCGATGTCAATGGGCTCAATTGCAATCGATCCGAGTAATCCAAATATTATTTATGCTGGTACCGGTGAAGCAACATACAGTGGTGCTTCGTATTATGGAAGAGGATTGTTAAAATCAACGGATGCTGGAGCTACATGGCAGCACATTACTGCCGGATTGCCTTCATCATCATATTTTTCAAGAATTAAAATCAGACCAAATAACCCAACTCAGCTTTTAGCCGCACTTGGAACCTCAGGTTTATATCGAAGCACTAACTCCGGACTGAACTGGACATTATTACTAAGCGGAAGATGTGATGATGTTGTTTTCACTTTTACTGGTGATACCGCTTTTGCTGTTGGATCAGGGACTGGTTTCAGAAGATCTCTGGATGGCGGTCAATCATTCTCGGCATTTGGAACCGGATTAGGAACCGGTACAAGAGCACATTTTGATCTGTGTCTTTCACAACCAGCTTTTATGTACGCATCAGTTCATGGAAGCAATACAGTAAACGTGTATAAATCTACCAATTCAGGTGCTAATTGGACTCAGCTTTCAACCTCATCATCATTTCAAAATCAAGGAGGGCAGGCATGGTATGATTTATATTGCAGAGTTAATCCGGCTAATCCAAACATTGTATTTATCGGTACAATAGATATCTGGCGAACAACTGATGGAACAAATTTTACGAATATCACAAACGGATATCAAGGTGGTTCTGTTCATGTTGATCAGCATTATTTGTTCTTCCATCCGACAAATCCGAGTACGTTAATTTCTTGTAATGATGGAGGTATATGGAGATCAACAGATAGCGGAAATAATTTTACTAATCTCAACCAGACTTTAACTTTAACACAATTTTACAGGATAGCTGCCAGTCCGACTAGTCCAAGCAGAATTTTGGGCGGAACACAGGATAACGGAACTCAGCAAACTTATTCTTCACTTAACTGGGCGGCTGCTTATGGTGGTGATGGCGGAGAAGTTTGTTTTAATCCAATGGTTGCAAATGATCAGAACATTATCGGTGAAACTCAAAATGGCGGTTTATTCCGGACAACCAATGGCGGAACAAGCTGGGTTGACGCTACCTCCGGATTAAGTATGAGCGAGAATGTTGCATGGGTAGCTCCAATAATTAAACATCCAACTATCTCATCATATTTCTTCGTTGCCCGTCAGCGTGTTTATCGATCTACAGATTATGGTGCAAGCTGGAATGCAGTTTCAGGAAATGTGAATGGAAGCAGCGCAGTTCGCGAAATGGCAATAAGTAAAACTAATCCGCAAATTTTATATGCGACTACTGGTTCAAGTATATTTTTATCTACCGATGGTGGAGTTACTTTTACTAATAAAACCAGTGGATTACCTTCAAGAACGATTACTTCAGTTAATATTCATCCGGCAGATGAAAATATTGCATTGCTTACATTTTCAGGGTTTGGAACAGGTAAGGTTTACAAAACAACAAATATGGGAAATACTTGGTTTAGCATCAGCGGAAATTTACCCGATTCACCTGTCAATGATGGATTTATTTATATTTACGATAATATGAATCCGAATACATATTTCGTTGCAACGGATATCGGAGTTTTCCTGACTCAAGATAATGGCACTACCTGGGTTGAACTTCCAAACAATTTGCCAAATACTGTTATTATGCATCTTGATTATTCTCATTCCAATCAAATGCTGAGAGCAGGAACTCACGGCAGAGGTGTCTATGAAGCATTCATAGATTTTCAGATTCCAGTTGAATTAACTTCATTCACTGCTAAAGCGGATGAAAATATTGTCACACTGAATTGGTCAACTGCCACAGAGACAAATAACCAGGGATTTGAAATTGAGAGGAAATTGAAAAACCAGGAATGGGTGAGAATTGGTTTCATAGAAGGAAAAGGAACTACAACTGAAATTCAAAACTATAGCTACGCTGATGACTTTTCATATTTGCCTTATGAAGGAACTGTAATTTACAGGTTAAAACAAGTAGATTATAACGGAACTTTTGAATATTCAGAACAGGTTGCAGTGAATCTCACTTTCGTTCCATCTGATTTTTATATTTCTCAGAATTATCCGAATCCTTTCAATCCTTTCACAACAATAAAATATTCCTTGCCTATAGAAAGCCAGGTAAGAATTAGTATTTATAACGCACTTGGTGAAGTGATTGAAGAATTGGTTTCGAAGGTTCAAGATGCCGGCAGCTATGAAGTTACATGGAATGCACAAAACAATTCTTCAGGAATTTATTACTATTCATTTGAAGTGAACAGTTTTGATGGTTCCCAATCTCACCACGAAATGAAGAAAATTGTTTATTTGAAATAA